Proteins encoded within one genomic window of Phototrophicus methaneseepsis:
- a CDS encoding GAF domain-containing protein has translation MDNLLNLLSLADQLGRESTSPQALLNTFLPRLVTSHTDITTATVYRLGTTALLQWATHGEQDAPARVALTEHTRYEQALTSDAIIRDQTSLIAPLRVQDTPLGVLEIQYKAPSDLRDEVVGALAQHLALQLNQCLLRAIFARQQIASIALQNSHNAADVMQTMVTALDMPQAQMTIYLIRRKDSGQVDSLYRLTPHVPSNYQQIDTVAQSVLQSWHDQWLKLTDLMWYAGAEEVIAPEAMHSVLLNGNTKSAYMLPLRYGETLLGVVVVASTDAIALTPSERSILQTIADKAAITLQQIQLNVKRDQQTSNAVTATRGENAAFNTDADIQRLQEFTAYSHVVQSVFDEDAILKATLEAIFMVVNAQYVAISLYNQTTQTLEMRAEQHFETQSINNQELITEQTHTLAYRAWTAQAMRQIDDLSTESDVVHPQRSSLKTVLDLIIQGRSGILGILEIGSQDVAAFTDTDVTLLIQISSQLGIALANVATYLMSSRRATMKTLTNEISGRIQRQSDMEGLMQVTVEALSKALHAEKARIRLGVDAPTLMQKDAQ, from the coding sequence ATGGATAATCTGCTGAATTTGCTGTCGTTGGCGGATCAGTTGGGGCGTGAAAGTACTTCTCCTCAGGCACTTTTGAATACCTTTCTCCCGCGTCTCGTCACATCACACACTGATATCACTACCGCGACAGTCTACCGGCTCGGCACAACAGCACTGTTGCAGTGGGCCACCCATGGGGAGCAAGATGCGCCAGCGCGGGTCGCGCTGACAGAGCATACGCGCTATGAACAGGCCCTGACCAGTGATGCCATCATCCGGGATCAAACGTCGCTCATCGCCCCACTGCGCGTACAGGATACGCCCCTGGGTGTGCTGGAGATCCAGTACAAAGCGCCGTCTGATTTGCGAGACGAGGTCGTGGGGGCCCTGGCTCAGCATCTGGCGCTGCAACTTAACCAATGCCTGCTCCGGGCAATCTTCGCCCGCCAGCAGATCGCAAGTATTGCCCTGCAAAATAGCCATAACGCCGCCGATGTCATGCAGACCATGGTCACAGCGCTGGATATGCCCCAGGCACAGATGACGATTTACCTCATACGCCGCAAAGACAGTGGGCAGGTCGATAGTCTCTATCGTCTCACGCCTCATGTGCCATCCAATTACCAGCAGATTGACACCGTTGCCCAGAGCGTGTTGCAGAGCTGGCACGATCAATGGCTGAAGTTGACAGACCTCATGTGGTATGCGGGGGCGGAAGAAGTCATCGCGCCGGAGGCCATGCACAGCGTGCTCCTCAATGGGAATACAAAGAGCGCTTATATGCTCCCCCTACGCTATGGCGAAACGTTGCTCGGCGTGGTTGTCGTTGCCAGCACAGATGCTATCGCCTTAACGCCTAGCGAACGGAGCATCTTACAAACCATTGCAGATAAAGCCGCCATTACGTTGCAGCAAATCCAACTCAATGTTAAACGCGACCAGCAGACGTCTAACGCGGTAACAGCGACCAGAGGTGAAAATGCTGCATTCAACACAGACGCAGATATTCAACGTCTGCAAGAATTCACAGCATACAGTCACGTGGTGCAGTCTGTATTCGATGAAGATGCCATCCTGAAAGCCACACTTGAAGCGATCTTCATGGTAGTGAATGCGCAGTATGTTGCGATCAGCCTCTATAACCAGACGACGCAGACGTTAGAAATGCGTGCAGAGCAGCACTTTGAGACGCAGTCCATCAATAACCAGGAACTTATCACCGAGCAAACGCATACTCTCGCTTACCGGGCATGGACTGCCCAGGCGATGCGCCAGATTGATGACCTGAGCACGGAATCGGATGTCGTCCATCCACAGCGGAGCAGCCTGAAAACTGTGCTTGATCTCATCATTCAGGGGCGCAGCGGCATCCTAGGCATTCTTGAGATCGGCAGCCAAGATGTGGCCGCTTTTACAGATACGGATGTTACCCTGCTGATTCAGATTTCGAGCCAGTTAGGGATCGCGTTGGCGAATGTCGCGACATATCTGATGAGTTCTCGTAGAGCCACCATGAAAACGCTCACGAATGAAATCTCGGGCCGCATCCAGCGCCAATCCGATATGGAGGGATTGATGCAAGTGACGGTCGAAGCGTTGAGTAAGGCACTCCATGCTGAAAAAGCACGTATTCGCCTGGGTGTCGATGCGCCGACGTTGATGCAAAAGGATGCCCAATGA
- a CDS encoding GAF domain-containing protein has translation MMRNRLAHILAVTLAGITLLVIVVGFPTTGSISEHYLESFIYGLLVFFAIIFSIPLSQGRLSLAHAIGMTAFLSLPREAFSIMTLMIALGSLAGSLTLVLRPRPFHSWQDRLYTLIYIVSRQTVSFFAAGSIYLALGGVVPIAPGFASNIVPITAFSLVYVALYLLIFALQTNYIQYGPYHMTRQNGLVIGMLIFMPIPFSILGGFLSRIHTSPALFIVTVTGAAMLIFGLYILSLRQLRLQRELHESRLLSAATDAIRGNLYLPDLLELAYQEVVKLLGVDYFTVALLDDNGDVSYPLIIEENAYKPHVLGDPPPPDHVLIQRVIVTGEPLILPHGVRHYMDMHKLPLPNVTISSWVGIPLRASGRSLGAFVIQSQGPRRFSQDDIRLIRILTTNASISVENAQVYQQQSYRAEQLAKLNMVTTTLTYSLSYDEVIETAMASAALITEADATALYAITNDGNYYLAEQRGLTSADQLPPVMTPPYGTGNAPRLLTVASLNTAPPAVQRILRDAHINALVELPLWVGNQQMGVLVLYYKMPQIFAYERRDLLQAYATQVAQALHNASTFASTDRALEQHIQQLSVLAELGQTLTAALKDARQVYETILSYIVDVTRAPHGAIIMKNEHGMLHVPAQHGYPKDFFSSVAILREGMIGQAMEKGFMVQCHDTHADDGCAPLLPDTRSILLVPIWRGSASVGLVLLESEKVEAFSKSDADFLQQVVQQGIIAIENTQLFQRVRQARDNMAVILNAMEEGILLLGADSTVMQANPRMTLLGLDSEDLIHRPIAHSMDNPVNDLITRLGFEDQAQIERLLQRLNDPAIWSQYDTHNYTLEDNEGIRHIQRQIIPVRDDQRQVVAALLVFYNKTEEYELGRQRQMFSRMLVHDLRSPLTAVTASLRLFQELIPEDSQYRSILEKAVDASQRAIRTVLMRADSLLDIAKMENGEVELDRDIASLPEIVDKVLTELMPLAVELNVEIQTNYMDDLPLLNIDGEKTERVIMNLMDNALKHSPTDSAIVVQARDVEDGYLRINIIDQGPGVPDSYKERLFEQFVQIEGQHGKRRGVGLGLTFCKLVIQAQGGRIWVEDNPQGGSTFSFTLPVAHIPEIIE, from the coding sequence ATGATGAGAAATCGTCTTGCCCACATCCTAGCTGTGACCCTGGCAGGTATTACGCTTCTTGTCATTGTCGTTGGCTTCCCTACTACTGGATCTATCAGTGAGCACTATCTCGAAAGCTTTATATACGGACTTCTCGTCTTCTTTGCGATCATTTTCAGCATCCCGCTGAGCCAGGGACGCTTAAGCTTGGCCCACGCTATTGGTATGACGGCCTTTTTATCCCTGCCGAGGGAAGCCTTCTCCATTATGACGCTGATGATCGCGCTGGGAAGCCTTGCTGGGAGTCTGACGCTGGTACTGCGGCCACGCCCTTTCCATAGCTGGCAAGACCGGCTGTATACACTGATCTATATTGTATCCCGGCAGACAGTATCCTTCTTTGCAGCCGGGTCGATCTATCTGGCTTTGGGCGGCGTTGTGCCGATTGCACCGGGTTTCGCGTCTAACATCGTCCCGATTACGGCCTTTTCACTGGTTTATGTCGCCCTGTATCTGTTGATCTTCGCCTTACAAACGAACTATATTCAGTATGGGCCTTACCATATGACGCGCCAGAATGGCCTCGTCATCGGGATGCTCATCTTCATGCCGATCCCATTCTCCATTCTAGGGGGCTTCCTATCGCGTATTCATACATCACCAGCCCTGTTCATCGTGACGGTAACGGGCGCGGCAATGCTCATCTTCGGATTGTATATCCTCAGCCTGCGCCAGTTGCGGCTACAAAGAGAACTCCACGAATCACGCTTGCTCAGTGCGGCCACAGATGCAATCCGGGGCAATCTCTATTTACCGGATTTGCTGGAACTGGCTTATCAGGAAGTCGTTAAGCTGCTCGGCGTTGATTACTTCACAGTGGCGCTGCTGGACGACAATGGCGACGTGAGTTACCCGCTAATCATTGAAGAAAACGCCTATAAGCCTCATGTGCTCGGCGACCCGCCGCCGCCGGATCACGTGCTCATACAGCGCGTCATCGTCACAGGAGAGCCTCTCATCCTACCCCACGGCGTGCGTCATTACATGGATATGCACAAGCTGCCCCTGCCCAATGTCACAATTAGCAGTTGGGTGGGCATACCCTTACGTGCTAGTGGGCGCAGCCTGGGGGCCTTCGTCATCCAATCGCAGGGGCCTCGGCGCTTCTCACAGGATGACATCCGGCTTATCCGTATCCTGACGACAAATGCCAGTATCAGCGTAGAAAATGCCCAGGTTTACCAGCAGCAATCTTATCGGGCGGAACAACTCGCCAAGCTGAACATGGTCACAACAACCCTGACCTACAGCCTGTCTTATGACGAAGTCATAGAAACAGCGATGGCTTCCGCCGCGCTCATCACAGAAGCGGATGCAACCGCTTTATACGCCATCACCAATGACGGCAATTACTATCTGGCAGAACAACGAGGCCTCACATCTGCGGACCAGCTCCCGCCTGTGATGACACCACCTTATGGCACCGGGAATGCACCGCGATTATTAACGGTGGCCTCGTTGAATACAGCGCCACCTGCGGTACAGCGCATCCTGCGCGATGCACATATCAACGCCCTTGTAGAACTGCCCCTGTGGGTCGGCAATCAGCAGATGGGCGTCCTGGTGCTGTACTACAAGATGCCGCAAATATTCGCCTATGAACGCCGCGATTTGCTGCAAGCTTATGCGACGCAGGTCGCCCAGGCGCTGCATAACGCCAGCACCTTTGCCTCGACGGACCGCGCATTGGAACAGCACATCCAGCAATTGAGCGTCCTGGCGGAATTGGGCCAAACGCTGACAGCAGCGCTCAAAGATGCGCGGCAAGTGTACGAGACCATTCTGAGCTATATCGTCGATGTCACCAGAGCACCCCATGGTGCCATCATCATGAAAAATGAACATGGCATGCTGCACGTCCCGGCGCAGCACGGCTATCCTAAAGATTTCTTCAGCAGCGTCGCAATCTTGCGAGAAGGCATGATTGGGCAGGCTATGGAGAAAGGCTTCATGGTACAGTGCCATGATACGCACGCCGATGATGGTTGTGCGCCACTGCTACCGGATACCCGCTCCATCTTGCTGGTGCCTATCTGGCGGGGCAGTGCCTCTGTGGGGCTGGTCTTGCTAGAGAGCGAGAAAGTAGAAGCATTCTCCAAAAGCGACGCGGATTTCTTGCAGCAGGTCGTGCAGCAGGGCATCATCGCGATTGAAAATACGCAGCTTTTCCAGCGTGTCCGGCAAGCTCGCGACAATATGGCCGTTATCCTCAACGCCATGGAAGAAGGCATTTTGCTGCTCGGTGCAGATAGTACCGTGATGCAGGCTAACCCGCGTATGACGCTGCTCGGCCTGGATAGCGAAGATCTCATTCATCGGCCCATTGCCCACAGCATGGACAACCCGGTCAACGACCTCATCACACGGCTGGGCTTTGAAGATCAGGCACAGATCGAACGGCTCCTCCAGCGGCTCAACGACCCGGCCATCTGGTCACAATATGATACGCATAATTACACGCTTGAGGACAACGAGGGCATCCGCCATATTCAACGCCAGATTATCCCCGTGCGCGATGATCAGAGACAGGTGGTAGCGGCACTGCTGGTCTTCTATAACAAGACAGAAGAATATGAACTGGGGCGGCAGCGGCAAATGTTCTCTCGTATGCTCGTGCACGATTTACGCAGCCCCCTGACCGCTGTGACAGCCAGTTTACGCTTATTCCAGGAGTTGATCCCAGAAGACAGCCAGTACCGGTCTATCCTGGAAAAAGCAGTTGATGCCAGCCAGCGCGCCATCCGCACGGTGTTAATGCGCGCGGATTCCCTACTGGACATCGCCAAGATGGAAAATGGTGAAGTCGAGCTGGACCGTGATATCGCCAGTTTGCCAGAAATTGTCGATAAGGTGCTGACAGAGCTTATGCCGCTGGCTGTTGAGTTGAATGTCGAGATTCAGACGAATTACATGGATGACCTGCCCTTGCTCAACATCGACGGGGAAAAAACAGAGCGCGTCATCATGAACCTGATGGATAATGCCCTCAAGCACAGCCCAACCGACTCCGCCATTGTCGTGCAAGCACGCGATGTGGAAGACGGCTACTTGCGCATTAATATCATTGATCAAGGCCCGGGTGTGCCGGATTCTTATAAAGAGCGGTTGTTCGAACAATTTGTGCAGATTGAGGGCCAGCATGGTAAGCGCCGTGGCGTTGGCCTGGGGCTGACGTTCTGTAAACTGGTGATACAGGCCCAGGGTGGGCGCATCTGGGTAGAAGATAATCCCCAGGGTGGCAGCACCTTTAGCTTTACGCTGCCTGTGGCCCACATCCCGGAAATTATCGAGTAG
- a CDS encoding GAF domain-containing protein: MTQQNKPIALVLNLITVFALVGSTSIIWPMLAEPTIRLALLASILAIVTIIIYSPSPTTALQGLFLVSAVFVLASHVGIALLVLIVGTLLGTLIHTLSDARHKKKPTAAGHLRARLIQALWNCAQIIAEVGIGLLAVFVVLLLTQTTLPMIAIELFTVITVLVALFLGLSLSYLIHTLLLPDAEIIAQFQHLHVWIKSGVFVTGILALSLTLTNVGPVVYAAMLLFAVYHITRPAVSTVSFKEQMASLETSYHDELTVLKQISRKITGSMLLDDLLLQIYEDIQSVLSFDTFYVATYDETYVTVAFPFVMQQNERQNWEVHALDNGYTSQVIRSGDRVHITLSNQHLYPSLQPNTQERQVAAFAGVPLTIDGEQYGVMAIMHHGNARAFTEKDVLLLETLASQTSVAIRNATVYQQTMMLAQNMSFINTSLHDVMFNIDRAEALQTACEIAASLTHTKKAAIFVNDLEEDIQTAVAYTGFAEGTAPPDWRDMEDTSFDPETTINISDTNQASDAIQRMARISDFRAILGVPLHSGASVIGSLNVYHDTPYQYTASEVSLMEMLANQVAAALDNAELLRALELYASEQAQLVELSRASSVQLELEQIVLKINQVLRDLFHFAKVDVALTLPGRSEDLLLTADVGQEHVTRSYRDLKQIPELTEILASVRFNVVRWDLDNEGLSDALREIMQQVGDVIRIGVPLIINQEVIGILQMRNDTKHTLTGNDIRLLEMATNQISFQLYNARRYNQTEEELVQRLEQLALLEEIAVQIAQSLDTGIILRNVLEAAMRATQATKSTVSLITSSGDLESTIHEMVHNRFTRRTEVQSLEAHPLADVIQTGEYRLQNHLPEPGTADPDDTTIPSAENVRTYQSSLAVPLQHTGKTLGVLEVQSTRPDFFTNEQVGFLKNLASHAAISISNATMLQERQQQVTMLSRLRDMTLSAVETLNQNEIIHVITRESLAVLDGYQSALYYYDPQLDRLIQVTGFIRGKESEIPRVGEPLIPDAAVYKAVHEAETRYIMDTAEDADYQSFRLKDQVQHRSIVIMPIARHHNIQEVLCITFQNPKFFDDEFINTVDLLSLQVARHLEIISLSESLSSSNNQMRIILNASRDGLALLDRNGFVQSANLAAEQLLGIKVDAENRDSFAEILANSLHPGDKDAAEAYAQEVDTIYRTRASSIADREYVIPAEGKPIYIKETHTSVTDDEGRLIARLVTLRDQSEEKELEEYRQKVQSMVIHDLRGPLGSIISSMYLALALLQNDADTVDENLVPSLEVSLESANQLLHLVDSMRDIERMDKGELPLDCQLLPVDYLMEQAVDALSTSMDEANLTIETRIADDITEVYADNDLIRRVLINLLQNAYKFTPSGGRIMIGADHETDEENQVRFFICDTGPGIPADMRERVFEQYEQITTQKPYQGDKGSGLGLHFCKLAVEAHGGRIWVADEGPLSGACFAFTLPLAPD, from the coding sequence GTGACCCAGCAAAACAAACCTATTGCCTTGGTTCTAAACCTTATCACTGTGTTTGCGCTCGTTGGCAGCACATCTATTATCTGGCCGATGCTTGCAGAGCCCACCATACGGCTGGCCCTCCTTGCCAGTATCCTTGCTATTGTAACGATCATTATTTACAGCCCTTCCCCAACAACAGCTTTGCAGGGGTTGTTTCTGGTTAGTGCCGTCTTCGTACTGGCAAGCCATGTAGGGATTGCGCTGCTGGTACTCATCGTTGGGACGCTGTTAGGAACCCTGATCCATACTCTGAGCGATGCGAGACATAAGAAAAAGCCAACAGCGGCAGGTCACCTCAGGGCAAGGCTGATACAGGCATTATGGAACTGCGCGCAAATCATTGCAGAGGTAGGCATTGGTCTGCTGGCCGTTTTCGTCGTTTTGCTGCTCACGCAGACAACGCTACCCATGATTGCCATTGAGCTTTTTACCGTCATCACGGTACTGGTCGCGCTCTTCCTGGGGCTATCCTTATCCTATCTCATTCACACGCTGTTACTTCCCGATGCGGAGATCATTGCCCAGTTCCAGCATCTGCATGTATGGATCAAGAGCGGCGTATTCGTCACGGGCATCCTCGCACTGAGCCTGACGCTCACGAACGTAGGGCCTGTTGTGTATGCAGCTATGCTGCTCTTCGCCGTCTATCACATTACAAGGCCTGCAGTTTCTACCGTGTCCTTTAAAGAACAGATGGCTTCGCTAGAGACGAGTTACCACGATGAGTTGACCGTTTTGAAGCAAATCAGCAGAAAGATCACTGGCAGTATGCTGCTGGACGATCTGCTGCTGCAAATATATGAAGACATCCAATCTGTGCTTTCATTCGATACGTTTTATGTTGCGACCTATGATGAAACGTATGTCACAGTGGCTTTTCCTTTTGTGATGCAGCAAAACGAGCGACAGAATTGGGAAGTCCACGCGCTCGATAATGGCTATACCAGCCAGGTTATCCGTTCAGGCGACCGGGTGCATATTACGCTGAGTAATCAGCACCTTTACCCTAGCCTCCAGCCCAACACACAGGAACGGCAAGTAGCCGCTTTCGCCGGGGTGCCTCTCACCATTGATGGCGAGCAGTACGGCGTCATGGCGATTATGCATCATGGGAACGCGCGTGCATTCACTGAAAAAGACGTGCTGCTGCTGGAAACGCTAGCCTCTCAGACGAGTGTCGCTATCCGCAATGCGACGGTTTACCAGCAAACGATGATGTTGGCGCAGAATATGTCCTTCATCAACACATCGCTGCATGACGTCATGTTCAACATCGACCGCGCTGAAGCCCTGCAAACCGCCTGCGAAATCGCCGCTAGCCTGACGCATACCAAAAAAGCAGCTATCTTCGTCAATGACTTAGAGGAAGACATCCAGACAGCAGTTGCTTATACGGGCTTCGCAGAAGGCACCGCTCCGCCAGATTGGCGCGATATGGAAGATACAAGCTTCGACCCGGAAACGACAATCAATATTTCCGATACCAACCAGGCCAGCGATGCGATCCAACGCATGGCCCGTATCAGTGACTTCCGGGCCATCCTGGGGGTGCCGCTGCACTCCGGGGCGTCCGTCATCGGCAGCCTGAACGTCTACCATGACACACCCTATCAATATACAGCCAGCGAAGTCAGCCTGATGGAAATGTTGGCGAATCAGGTCGCCGCGGCGCTGGATAACGCGGAACTCCTGCGTGCGCTAGAGCTTTACGCCTCTGAGCAAGCTCAACTTGTTGAATTATCGCGTGCTTCCTCTGTTCAGCTTGAACTTGAGCAGATTGTCCTGAAGATCAACCAGGTGCTGCGAGATTTGTTCCATTTTGCCAAGGTCGATGTCGCCCTGACATTGCCCGGTCGCAGCGAAGACCTGCTGCTCACAGCCGATGTCGGCCAGGAGCACGTCACACGCAGCTACCGCGACTTAAAACAAATCCCGGAATTGACAGAAATCCTGGCAAGTGTCCGCTTCAACGTGGTGCGTTGGGATCTGGATAATGAAGGCCTATCCGATGCGCTGCGCGAGATTATGCAGCAGGTGGGTGATGTCATCCGCATTGGGGTTCCGCTCATCATCAATCAGGAAGTCATCGGCATTTTGCAGATGCGCAACGACACCAAGCATACCCTGACAGGCAACGATATTCGCCTATTGGAGATGGCAACCAACCAGATTTCTTTCCAGCTTTATAATGCGCGTCGCTACAACCAGACAGAAGAAGAATTGGTACAGCGGCTAGAGCAGCTTGCCCTTCTGGAAGAAATTGCTGTGCAGATCGCGCAATCGCTTGATACAGGCATTATCCTGCGTAATGTGCTAGAAGCCGCCATGCGTGCGACACAGGCCACCAAGAGCACTGTCAGCCTGATTACCTCCTCCGGCGACCTTGAAAGCACCATCCACGAGATGGTTCATAATCGCTTCACACGGCGCACAGAAGTACAGTCGCTTGAGGCGCACCCGCTGGCAGATGTCATCCAAACAGGGGAATATCGCTTACAAAATCATCTGCCGGAACCAGGCACAGCCGACCCGGACGATACGACAATCCCCTCAGCGGAAAATGTGCGCACTTATCAGTCCTCGCTGGCGGTGCCGTTGCAACATACGGGCAAAACGCTCGGCGTGTTGGAGGTACAAAGTACACGACCTGATTTCTTCACAAATGAGCAGGTCGGCTTCTTGAAGAACCTCGCTAGCCATGCAGCCATCAGCATCAGCAATGCCACGATGCTGCAAGAGCGTCAGCAGCAGGTGACGATGCTTAGCCGCTTGCGTGATATGACCCTCAGTGCTGTCGAGACCCTCAACCAGAATGAGATCATCCACGTCATCACGCGTGAATCGCTGGCGGTGCTCGATGGTTACCAGAGTGCCCTATACTACTATGACCCGCAGCTTGATCGTCTCATCCAGGTGACGGGCTTCATACGCGGTAAAGAAAGCGAAATTCCACGCGTTGGCGAGCCGCTCATCCCGGATGCGGCTGTTTATAAGGCCGTCCATGAAGCCGAAACACGCTACATCATGGATACGGCTGAAGATGCGGATTATCAGTCTTTCCGGCTGAAAGATCAGGTCCAACATCGCAGCATCGTGATTATGCCGATTGCACGGCATCACAATATCCAGGAAGTCCTATGCATCACATTCCAGAATCCGAAGTTCTTCGATGATGAGTTCATCAATACGGTCGATCTGTTATCGCTGCAGGTCGCGCGCCACCTGGAAATTATCTCTCTGAGCGAGAGCCTGAGCAGTAGCAACAACCAGATGCGCATTATCCTCAATGCTAGCCGCGATGGTCTGGCTTTGCTAGATCGCAATGGCTTCGTTCAATCTGCGAACCTGGCAGCAGAGCAATTGCTCGGCATTAAGGTCGATGCGGAAAACCGGGATTCCTTCGCTGAAATCCTGGCGAACAGCCTCCACCCTGGAGATAAAGATGCGGCTGAAGCGTATGCTCAGGAAGTCGATACCATCTACCGCACACGGGCGTCTTCAATCGCAGACCGGGAATACGTCATCCCCGCAGAGGGGAAGCCAATATATATTAAAGAGACGCACACCTCCGTCACAGATGATGAAGGGCGGCTTATCGCGCGTTTGGTCACCCTGCGCGATCAATCTGAAGAAAAAGAACTGGAAGAATATCGCCAGAAAGTGCAGAGCATGGTTATCCATGATCTGCGTGGCCCGCTGGGCTCTATCATTAGCAGCATGTACCTGGCATTGGCCTTGCTGCAAAATGACGCCGATACCGTCGATGAAAATCTGGTGCCTTCGCTAGAAGTCAGCCTGGAAAGTGCCAACCAACTGCTGCACCTGGTTGATAGCATGCGCGACATCGAACGTATGGATAAGGGTGAACTGCCGCTTGACTGCCAATTGCTGCCTGTTGATTACCTCATGGAGCAAGCTGTCGATGCCCTTTCCACCTCGATGGATGAGGCAAACCTCACTATTGAGACGCGTATTGCAGATGATATTACGGAAGTTTACGCCGATAATGACCTGATTCGCCGCGTTTTAATCAATCTACTGCAAAATGCTTATAAGTTTACACCGAGCGGTGGGCGTATAATGATAGGTGCAGATCACGAAACAGACGAGGAAAATCAGGTTCGGTTCTTCATTTGTGATACCGGGCCGGGCATCCCGGCTGATATGCGCGAGCGCGTCTTTGAGCAGTACGAACAGATCACAACCCAGAAGCCCTATCAGGGCGATAAAGGCAGCGGCCTTGGCCTGCATTTTTGTAAGTTAGCGGTTGAGGCACATGGTGGCCGCATCTGGGTTGCGGACGAGGGACCGCTCTCTGGGGCCTGTTTCGCCTTTACATTGCCATTAGCACCGGACTAA
- a CDS encoding response regulator yields the protein MTRVLYIEDDFNNRVLVKRVLMAEGFEVEEADNAIDGIEMAKSNPPDIILMDISMPEMDGVTATQQIRSLPGIADLPIVAVTANAMQGDKEAFLGAGCDGYISKPIDIDTFVDQVRQFLK from the coding sequence ATGACACGCGTGCTCTATATCGAAGACGACTTCAATAACCGGGTACTGGTCAAGCGTGTACTCATGGCCGAGGGTTTTGAAGTCGAAGAAGCGGATAACGCCATTGACGGCATTGAGATGGCAAAATCAAATCCACCCGATATTATCTTGATGGACATCAGTATGCCGGAGATGGATGGCGTCACTGCGACCCAACAAATCCGTAGTTTACCAGGCATTGCCGATCTACCCATTGTTGCCGTGACGGCAAACGCGATGCAAGGCGATAAAGAAGCCTTTTTGGGTGCTGGGTGTGACGGTTACATCAGCAAACCCATTGATATCGACACATTTGTTGATCAGGTCCGGCAATTCCTAAAATAA
- a CDS encoding response regulator, giving the protein MTTRTPIEPSEAHVLVVEDNVPNFVLIARMLAFMGVQRCEWKTSGWQVVQFAETLPRIDLILMDIRLPYEDGYQALQKVRGNPKLKDTIICAVTAEASEDQMRRAQKSGFDGFLGKPLDPDRFPGQIQRLLAGEQVWEWQ; this is encoded by the coding sequence ATGACAACACGAACACCAATTGAACCAAGTGAAGCCCACGTCCTCGTCGTTGAGGACAATGTACCTAACTTTGTGCTGATCGCACGGATGTTGGCTTTTATGGGCGTACAACGTTGTGAATGGAAGACATCTGGCTGGCAGGTTGTTCAATTTGCGGAGACACTGCCGCGTATTGACTTGATCCTGATGGACATCCGCCTGCCTTACGAAGATGGCTACCAGGCACTCCAAAAAGTACGCGGCAATCCCAAGCTCAAAGATACAATCATCTGCGCGGTGACGGCAGAAGCCAGTGAAGACCAGATGCGCCGTGCACAAAAATCCGGTTTTGACGGTTTCCTGGGCAAACCGCTCGATCCAGACCGGTTCCCAGGCCAGATTCAACGGTTGCTGGCAGGCGAACAAGTTTGGGAGTGGCAGTAA
- a CDS encoding peptidylprolyl isomerase gives MAKKYNAYPDMVIDPSKNYSARIETDKGPIELDLFADRAPKTVNNFVFLAREGFYNGLIFHRVIEDFMIQGGDPNGDGRGGPGYTWPDESSALQIKHERGSISMANAGRNTNGSQFFITHIVTNWLDGKHAVFGKVKGEKDQAVVDSIEQFDTIKSVEITES, from the coding sequence ATGGCTAAAAAATACAATGCTTATCCGGATATGGTCATTGATCCATCCAAGAATTACAGTGCTCGTATTGAAACTGACAAGGGCCCTATCGAATTAGACTTATTCGCAGATCGTGCCCCTAAGACGGTGAATAACTTCGTCTTTTTGGCGCGAGAAGGCTTTTACAACGGGCTTATCTTCCATCGCGTCATCGAAGACTTCATGATCCAGGGTGGCGACCCCAATGGTGATGGTCGTGGTGGCCCAGGTTACACCTGGCCTGATGAATCCTCCGCCCTACAGATCAAGCATGAACGCGGGTCTATCAGCATGGCGAATGCAGGCCGCAATACCAATGGCAGCCAGTTCTTCATCACGCACATCGTCACCAATTGGCTGGATGGCAAACACGCTGTCTTCGGCAAGGTGAAGGGTGAAAAAGACCAGGCCGTTGTCGATAGCATCGAACAATTCGATACAATCAAATCGGTAGAAATTACAGAGTCATAA